One window of Mesoaciditoga lauensis cd-1655R = DSM 25116 genomic DNA carries:
- a CDS encoding GntR family transcriptional regulator: protein MLEPVDKHSGIPAYLQIMNMIKKEIVLGNLKFGGQLPPVRELKKVFGVNVNTIMKSLEKLQMEGIVEAQHGVGYFVKNSKIINPKVVDILEKSVEELKKMNMDLNTTILILEEVWKKGE from the coding sequence ATGTTAGAACCGGTAGATAAGCATAGCGGAATTCCAGCGTACTTGCAGATAATGAACATGATAAAAAAAGAGATCGTGTTGGGAAATCTGAAATTTGGTGGCCAACTTCCACCTGTAAGAGAGTTAAAAAAAGTATTTGGAGTGAACGTCAATACCATAATGAAATCATTGGAAAAATTGCAAATGGAGGGGATTGTAGAAGCCCAACATGGCGTAGGGTACTTCGTAAAAAATTCAAAGATAATAAATCCAAAGGTTGTAGATATTTTGGAAAAAAGCGTTGAAGAGTTGAAAAAGATGAACATGGATTTGAACACCACGATCTTAATCCTTGAGGAGGTGTGGAAAAAAGGTGAATAA
- a CDS encoding ABC transporter ATP-binding protein, with product MMVKVENLKKNFSDKRVLNGISFEVKKGEIFSLIGPNGAGKTTTLRCVYGSLKPNGGKIEIFDEPFNEKLKEKIAVMNENRRVFKRFTGGDYVKIWSLLYPQWNDEIFSNFAIHYKFDLNQRVETYSIGMKTIFYIALTFASGADLLILDEPTQHLDPLIRAEVLKIISDYANEEKKTILISSHEIYELEEISTSFGIIKEGKIIYQDNVDDAKASHRLISQNEKVSQSEIVGFVGNEILVKTNKDIGRYPTFKEIVIGYLGGKEEFTPFK from the coding sequence ATGATGGTAAAAGTTGAAAACCTTAAAAAGAATTTTTCAGACAAACGCGTGTTAAACGGTATAAGTTTTGAAGTAAAAAAAGGGGAGATCTTCTCACTTATAGGTCCGAATGGAGCCGGAAAAACAACAACTCTCAGATGCGTGTACGGAAGTTTGAAGCCCAATGGCGGGAAAATAGAAATATTTGACGAGCCTTTTAACGAGAAACTAAAAGAGAAAATTGCCGTGATGAACGAAAATCGTCGAGTTTTCAAAAGATTCACCGGTGGCGATTACGTTAAAATTTGGAGCTTACTTTATCCACAATGGAATGATGAGATATTTTCCAATTTTGCAATCCATTACAAATTTGATCTCAATCAAAGAGTTGAAACTTATTCAATAGGGATGAAAACCATATTTTACATTGCTCTTACCTTCGCAAGCGGCGCTGATTTGCTCATACTCGATGAACCAACTCAACATCTTGACCCGCTCATCCGTGCAGAAGTTTTGAAAATTATAAGCGATTATGCTAATGAAGAAAAAAAGACCATTCTAATCTCTTCGCATGAGATATATGAATTGGAAGAAATTTCAACTTCTTTTGGAATAATAAAAGAAGGCAAAATCATATATCAAGACAACGTAGATGATGCAAAAGCATCTCATAGACTTATTTCTCAAAACGAAAAGGTTTCTCAAAGCGAGATTGTTGGCTTCGTGGGAAACGAAATTTTGGTAAAAACGAATAAGGATATTGGAAGATATCCGACATTTAAAGAAATAGTGATCGGTTATTTGGGAGGAAAGGAAGAATTTACACCATTTAAGTGA
- a CDS encoding PQQ-binding-like beta-propeller repeat protein yields the protein MRKSYLGVIILAIVLTIILSGCLPQTYSVSGYVKDSSGNPIFGVTISFSDGAPNVVTNSDGYWSRSKLSGNVTITPSKNGWTFDPPSITVSKSRNDVNFIGYTVGSLKWKYKTGSYVTSSPAVDEDGTIYVGSFDDYLYALTPAGKFKWKFHTGSDVVSSPAIGEDGTIYFGSKDGYLYALDPNGNLKWKYQAENEINSSPALGKDGVIYVGSKDGYLYAIKPDGTLKWRYGTGDDILSSPAIKEDGMIYVGSKDGYLYAIKPDGTLKWKYLAGDHISSSPALDDNGNVYFGVDNATGHCYLYALDSTTGAFKWKYPTWDSMRSSPAIGKDGTIYVASYDDYLYAIKSDGTLKWKYRLIGYTPSSPAIGQDGILYIGALYYFYAIDSANGSLKWKYPTGGYIFSNPVISQNDSVYVGSNDGYVYAFAVSSIGLAHSPWPMFHHDERHTGSK from the coding sequence ATGAGAAAATCTTACTTGGGGGTAATTATTCTCGCCATTGTTTTGACAATAATCCTTTCAGGGTGCCTTCCGCAAACTTACAGCGTGTCTGGATATGTAAAAGATTCATCCGGGAATCCAATTTTTGGTGTTACAATTTCGTTTAGCGACGGCGCACCAAATGTGGTAACGAATTCTGATGGTTATTGGTCAAGAAGCAAACTAAGTGGCAATGTTACGATAACGCCCTCTAAAAACGGATGGACATTTGATCCACCCAGCATAACCGTGAGTAAAAGCCGTAATGATGTCAATTTTATCGGATACACAGTGGGAAGTCTCAAATGGAAATACAAAACAGGCAGTTATGTTACTTCTAGCCCTGCAGTGGACGAAGATGGAACGATATATGTTGGCTCCTTTGATGATTACCTCTACGCGCTTACTCCAGCTGGCAAATTCAAATGGAAATTTCACACAGGCTCTGATGTCGTTTCCAGCCCGGCAATAGGAGAAGATGGAACGATATACTTTGGTTCCAAGGATGGTTACCTTTATGCTCTTGATCCGAATGGCAATCTTAAATGGAAATATCAAGCGGAAAATGAAATTAACTCTTCACCAGCACTTGGAAAGGATGGAGTTATATACGTTGGCTCCAAAGATGGTTATCTTTACGCGATCAAGCCAGATGGCACTCTTAAATGGAGATATGGAACAGGAGATGATATTCTTTCCAGTCCTGCAATAAAAGAAGATGGAATGATATATGTTGGTTCCAAGGATGGTTATCTTTACGCGATCAAGCCAGATGGCACTCTTAAATGGAAATATTTAGCAGGAGATCATATCAGTTCTAGTCCAGCTTTGGACGACAATGGAAATGTATACTTTGGAGTGGATAATGCCACAGGGCATTGTTATCTCTATGCACTTGATTCAACAACCGGTGCATTCAAGTGGAAATATCCTACCTGGGACTCCATGCGCTCTAGTCCAGCGATAGGAAAAGATGGAACTATATACGTTGCCTCATATGATGATTACCTTTACGCGATCAAGTCAGACGGTACCCTTAAATGGAAATACAGGCTGATAGGATACACCCCTTCAAGCCCTGCTATTGGCCAAGATGGAATATTATATATAGGGGCGTTATATTATTTTTATGCGATCGATTCGGCAAACGGATCGCTTAAATGGAAATATCCAACGGGAGGTTATATTTTTTCTAATCCGGTTATAAGCCAAAATGACTCGGTGTACGTTGGTTCAAATGATGGATATGTGTACGCTTTTGCCGTTTCTTCTATTGGACTTGCGCACAGTCCATGGCCAATGTTCCATCATGATGAAAGGCACACCGGGTCAAAGTAA